Below is a genomic region from Oenanthe melanoleuca isolate GR-GAL-2019-014 chromosome 18, OMel1.0, whole genome shotgun sequence.
AAAATGTAAATCTTAAGAGTCAGTGTGGAGTAACTGATGGATTCTGACACTGGTAAAGTTAAATTTTCACAGGATTTGTTGGGTGTGAAAGAACAGGTGGGAGGATATGAAGGAAGTGCCTCTCCACACCTGAAGATCAGAGCAAGTAGTACACAGTATTGGTTTTCCCATGAAGGGGGTTCTGtcaaaataaaactgcttgATGTTTTTAGTATCTCGTATAAAGAGTAAACATGTTATGGCAGTGACCTGGTGGGTTGTGGGAGGGAATGTGTGTTTCAGTTCAGGGTCTGTAAAATGTATGTTCTTTTATTagtaattaatttatatttttacttcaaaTTAATGAATTTTACTATTTTGTCATGTCCCCTTATTCTTGGGTTGTGAGACATGCGATAGAAGCACTCTACCTTCCTTAAATCAATCCAGTTTTATAGTCCTCcttgcaagatttttttcttccttcaggtgtattctttccttctccaaatCTACACTGGATATAGAGAATGTATCCTAGTATTTCCCAAAGGAAATTGACCGGTTTCATATTCTGAATCCTAGTCAGCTATCTACCAATAAGTTCAGTGCAGgctttcagagaagaaatagCATCTCCAGATGGCAATTTAGCCAACTCTGAAATAGATCCAAGAAGGAAAAGGTTCATTCCATCCCTTCTTGGACCATCTCAGAGTGTAACTGCAGAAAGCCTTTGAAACATGTGCAACATGAGCACAATCTGCATTTCTCGAGTGACTCACATCTCTTTCTCAGCTCCCTTATATTTTGTGTAAATGGATGCAATGCACAGTTTTAAATTCTGAACTAAATGGCATACTTGCCTGCTGATGGTGGACCGATCAGAACAGCCATAGCTTCTGCCAGGAGCACTAAACCAATAGCACTGGAAAACTTCTGCGTACCGACAATAGCCATGAGAACTTCAAACTGAAGAGCACCTACCATTCCATAAGAAATgccaaagaaaatgcaaaagacCACCAGTCCACCATAATCAACAGACATAGAACCCATGAGATCTGTAAAGCCATTAAAAATCATAGCAAAACTGAAGAGGTAGACACAGCGTGGTCTAACCCATTTAAGACCAGCTACCATTCCACAGATTGGGCGAGCAAAGATATCGATGAATCCCAGAATAGTcagaagaaaagctgctttggTGTCTTGATACCCTAAATCCTTGGCATAACTCACAACAAACACTGGGGGAACAAAGAGGCCGAGCACCATGATAGACGCTGCTAGAGTATAGATTACAAAACCGCCGTCTTTAAACACACTGAAATCCAGAagttttttcttcactttcttctCAGCTGGCTCTTTGGTGGCTTCAGCCTTTTTGGGTGGCTCCAAAGGTCTCATTAGTGCTCCGCATACACAGCAGTTGAGCAGCATCCCACCCAGGATAAGGAATCCTCCTCTCCAACCATACTCATGTTGTAGTATCTGCCCCAAGGGTGAGAGAGCACAAAGAAACACTGgactcccagcagcagagagcccGTTGGCTAAGGGCCGGCGTTTGTCAAAGTAGCGGTTTAACATGATGAGTGAAGGCTGAAAGTTTAGTGCCAAACCCAAACCTGTAGTAGAGGGTACATAAAAGTTAATTCTGGCCTACAGTATCACTGTTAAAGATATTTACAGTTTTTTATGACTCATGACTTAAGAGAAAATAGTTTTATTCCAAATGGACAAACGAATCCTAAGATAACACAAAGTACTCTACCCCCAT
It encodes:
- the SLC16A3 gene encoding monocarboxylate transporter 4, with product MGAVVADDGPSGVKAPDGGWGWAVLFGCFIITGFSYAFPKAVSVFFKELIREFGIGYSDTAWISSILLAMLYGTGPLCSVCVNRFGCRPVMLVGGLFASMGMVIASFCTSIVQIYLTAGVITGLGLALNFQPSLIMLNRYFDKRRPLANGLSAAGSPVFLCALSPLGQILQHEYGWRGGFLILGGMLLNCCVCGALMRPLEPPKKAEATKEPAEKKVKKKLLDFSVFKDGGFVIYTLAASIMVLGLFVPPVFVVSYAKDLGYQDTKAAFLLTILGFIDIFARPICGMVAGLKWVRPRCVYLFSFAMIFNGFTDLMGSMSVDYGGLVVFCIFFGISYGMVGALQFEVLMAIVGTQKFSSAIGLVLLAEAMAVLIGPPSAGKLLDATERYMFVFIIAGIEVTTSALVLALGNFFCIKKKSEEPHTKEEAAEREELNKSENKTPEDAKVDSIEVEQFLKDEPEKNGEVVTNPETCV